In one window of Candidatus Zixiibacteriota bacterium DNA:
- the murB gene encoding UDP-N-acetylmuramate dehydrogenase yields MSDRLAILPEAAIALLKEKFGEAIKIDWPLHSYSTFGTGGRAGLFMEVETPDQLSLLLHTVRELNIPHFMLGGGSNILISDKGYRGLIIRNLIKGLKVEGATISSGAGESLNDLVSFAAECGLTGLEFATGIWGTVGGAIYGNAGAYGAEIGTCLDSAQVIDKQGNMRTETASYFEFSYRISKLKSTGEFIASAKFALKKGDKALILSRINEIMETRKAKLPLDKRSAGCFFKNVVDKNRPYGKIPAGQLLEEIGAKEITVGGARVSEEHANILINEGTATSEEIWRLAEILKRHVKDKFGIVLQEEIVFLGEFQEESL; encoded by the coding sequence ATGTCCGACCGTCTCGCCATATTGCCGGAAGCTGCTATCGCGCTCTTGAAAGAGAAATTTGGAGAAGCCATCAAGATCGATTGGCCGCTTCACAGCTACAGTACCTTTGGGACTGGTGGTCGCGCCGGATTATTTATGGAGGTGGAAACTCCCGATCAGTTATCTCTTCTTCTGCATACCGTCCGGGAACTCAACATCCCCCATTTTATGCTGGGCGGAGGTTCAAATATTCTCATCTCGGATAAGGGATACCGCGGTCTTATCATAAGGAATTTGATTAAAGGATTGAAAGTCGAGGGAGCGACTATCAGCTCAGGGGCCGGGGAGAGCCTTAATGACCTGGTCAGTTTTGCCGCCGAGTGTGGTCTGACCGGCCTTGAATTTGCTACTGGAATATGGGGTACTGTAGGCGGAGCTATTTATGGCAACGCCGGTGCCTATGGAGCCGAGATAGGGACTTGTCTTGATTCGGCACAAGTTATTGACAAACAAGGTAATATGAGAACTGAGACAGCCTCATATTTTGAATTCAGCTATCGCATTTCGAAATTGAAAAGTACCGGAGAGTTTATTGCGAGCGCAAAGTTTGCACTGAAAAAAGGCGATAAGGCACTCATTCTGAGCCGGATCAACGAAATAATGGAGACCCGAAAGGCCAAACTGCCGCTTGACAAAAGGTCGGCCGGGTGTTTTTTTAAGAATGTCGTGGATAAGAACCGTCCTTATGGTAAGATACCGGCGGGACAGCTTTTGGAAGAGATTGGCGCTAAAGAGATTACTGTCGGCGGCGCCCGGGTCTCGGAAGAGCATGCCAATATTCTTATTAATGAAGGCACCGCAACCTCTGAAGAAATTTGGCGTCTGGCCGAAATATTAAAAAGACATGTTAAGGATAAATTCGGTATAGTGTTGCAGGAAGAAATCGTTTTTCTTGGAGAATTTCAGGAGGAAAGTTTATAG
- a CDS encoding DUF1844 domain-containing protein produces the protein MTDSDSKINVNFFQLVLSLQIAAVQQMGKIVSPITGKIERNLDQARTSIDMLEMLSEKTRNNLSKEEEQFLSNILFELRMNYVDECRKPEPSPEKQSDNKPEEKN, from the coding sequence ATGACTGATTCCGACTCAAAGATCAATGTCAATTTCTTTCAATTGGTGCTTTCGCTCCAGATTGCCGCCGTGCAACAGATGGGCAAAATCGTTTCACCGATTACCGGCAAAATCGAGCGTAATCTGGACCAGGCCAGGACCAGTATTGATATGCTCGAAATGCTCTCGGAAAAAACCAGAAACAACCTCAGTAAAGAAGAAGAGCAATTTCTCTCTAATATTCTCTTTGAGTTGCGGATGAATTATGTGGATGAGTGCCGCAAGCCGGAGCCGTCCCCCGAAAAACAGAGCGATAACAAACCCGAAGAGAAGAACTAA